GATGGTGCCGGCCGGCGGCGCCGCCGTGAACTGCGGTGGGTCGGAGCCTCGTACATACATCGCGGCCTGGGGCTTGGTGATGGCTCGCTGTGTCATGGCCAGTCTCCTTATTTCGCTGGGCTGCAGGGGCGGCACGATCTCGCCCGGCGCCAGCGCGAGCAGGGTCACTGAATGACTTGGATCGGACTCGGCGGGCGGCTTTTCGTCCTCGGCGCGGAAGTAGCGGTTGATGGCGGCAACAAGCGCCAGCACGTGCATGAGATGGGGCCGCTGCAGGACGCCGTCATTGTAGGCGACGTATCGGGGCGCGTCCTTGTAGATCGGGTCCGTGACCGAAGCGATCTCGATGGCTTCGAGCAGCACCAGCGTCGCAAACTGGGTCAGCACCGCCCATTCGCCACGGGTGAAGCCCAGCCTGTCGGGCTGGTTTGCGCCTTCAGCGTTTCGCGCGCTGACGCCGGACAGCAGTTCGAAAACCGGAATGGCACTCCTGATGGCGCCGACGGTGAGGGTCCCCGCCTTCAGGCCGCCGGCCATCAGCAGGGCCTCGACCTGGTGGAGCAGCCTCGCTCCGCCTTCCCTGCGCCCTTCGCGCGCGCTGTCGGATACTCTTGGCATCAACGCCTCCTTGCGCTTACAGCGGCTGCATCTCGAGGTCACCCGACTGGGCGTTGGTGGAAAGGCCGAAACGCCAGGCAAGGTGGCGCGGCCGCAACTGGCGGAGCTTGCTGTCGACGACGGGTTGGCCCTTGTCCGGCACATAAAGCTGGTAGCGGCCGCCGTTGGCGAGGAATCCGCCGGCGTTGTCGATGACGACATAGATTGCCGGGCCGTCGACAAGATATTCGCCGCCGGCATGCTCGCGATAGAACGCATCCACGGCGTTGTTGGCAGGCTCGTCCCAGCCGTTGCCAGTCAGCCTGCGGATGGCGAAGCTGTCGTCCTTGTCGAGGGATCCCTGCTCCACCGGCGCACTCAGCGTCAGCACGAACTGGTAGCGATTGCCGTTGAGCTTGCGGAAGGAGATGTCGAGGACCTCGGGACCGCCCACGGCCGGATCGATCTCGGCGAACAGCGTGGCCAGCAGGTACTGGATGACTTCGGTCGACAGCAACACCTGCGAGGCGCAATCGTAGTCGATCTCGTCGATCTTCACGATCTTGTGGTCGTCGTGGTCATCGAGGACGAGATCGAAGCAGGCAAGCAGCAGCCAGTTGGGATCGGGTGCGGCACAGCCCTGGCGGATCGGCTTGGCGATGGCCTTGAGCAGCCCCACGCCTCCCGACGCCTCGGAGACCGCGGCATCGATCATGTCCTTTGCCGGGAACAGGTCGTCGACGGAAGCGGCCTCGGCCTCGGCGTGGAACATCATGCGCATCTCGAATTCCTCGGAGATGCGGCCGAATTCAACCTGGTGATTGCAGGGATCGCATGCGGTTTCACCGCCGCAGCCGCAATCATCGTGGGCGCTGCCGCCGCCGCATTTCGAGGCCGGCGCCGGCTCGGGCTGGCCGGCGCATTCGGCATAGCGCATCACCACGCACACCCTGACGCGGCGGTCCTTGTCGGGCTTGCACGGATTTTCGTCGCTATCCTTGTATTTGAAATGCTGGGCCTTGAACCAGGCCTCGACGTCGACGCACTGGTCGAAGCCGACGACGATCTCGCGGCCACACGCATCGATCGCCGCGCCCTTGCCGACACGGATGACGAGCCCGCAGGGATCGAGCAGGCTAACCTTCAAACCGCACAGGATGCCGGCGCCGTGCAGGTGCTCGTTGTGGAAGCGCATCTTGCCGGCGTGGTAGCGCTGCTCATCGACATAGTCGGCCAGGCGCATCTGCTTGCCGCTGAAGTAGCGCACACGGAAGAATCCGGCCGGCAGGCCGCAGCCGACAGGGGCGCAGCCGCCGCGCTGTCTGAGGTCTTGCCATTTCGACATGATCAGCCTCCACTCCTAGCGGCCAGGATGATGGGGCCGCGGCCCTGCCGCAGTCCCTGGATGAGATGCGCCGGCATGGCGGTGCTGCGCTCGGTGTCGTCGCGTTCGCAGACGCAGACGGGCACGCAGGCCTCTGCCGGAATGAAGATCCCGCCGATGGCGGTGTCGATGCCGATGCGCGGCGCTTCGCCGCTGCCGACATCGAGCCGGTAGGACGTGTGCGCCGGCTTCATTGCCTCGATGACTTTTCGCGCGGCGGCTCTCGCGGCAGCGCGGTCGGGAACATCGGAAAGGTCGATGGCGACGGTGAAGCGATGCGCGAATCTGTCGGGCAGCTCCGGGCTTGATCCCGCGAGCGAGGCAATGCCGAGCGCCCCGCTCTCGCCCAGTGCAATCGGCGCTGGCGGGCGCATCATGAAACCTTCGGTGATGGCCACGGGCCTGGCGGTGAAGATCTCGAGCCAACGGGCCATCGCGCGCGGCGTGCCACGCCCGGCCTGCAGCGCGGCGGCCTCGATCACGAGCTGCCGGCGCCGGACCGTCGGCCACGACGGATCGAAAGCGATGTCGAGCCAGGCGGCGACGAAGGCGAGCCATTCCTGATCGGCGGCGCGCGGGTTGATGAGCCGGGACACGCTCTCATAGGCTTCCTCGACGCGGGTGAACTGTCCCTCGAACAGCGTCAGGAACCGTTCGAGGAAATTGGAGCCCGGCTGCTCGCTATCGGGATCGCGGCGCGAATACAGCGCCGGCAGCAGTGACAGCAGGCTGGGCCGCGGTCCGGTGATGCGGACCGAGCGCAGCCGCGGTGTCGCACTGGCGATGATGGCGGGGCCGACGCCATCCGGCGGCGGCAGGCCGGCGCCATGCACCCTCAGCTTCAGCCAGATATAGCGGCCGCGGTCCGTCGCCCGCGCCTTGTCGAACACGACATCGGTCCAGCTTCGCGCGGTGATGACGCCGGCTAGTCTGCCGGCGGTGAGCCACATCGTCCGCGTTTCGCCATCGATCCAGCTGATCGCATGCGGTTCGCTTCGGGCATCGTCGATGACGGTCACCAGGGTGCCGGGCGCGACCTGACCCGTGTCGGGGAGTGCTTCCCGCACCACCAGCCGCCCCGCTGTGTCGAGCAGCGTCACGCTGGCCGTGGCGAAATCGCCTGCGACCGCAGCATCGAAGCGAATCTCCACCATGCCGTCATCGATGGAGAAAATTTCAAGACGGGCTTCGTCATTGACCGCGATGACGTCGCCGTCGCGCAGGAACAGCGCAAGTGGCGCCGGCAACTCCACGGTCTCCGGCGTTCCATCGCGCAATGCCACCGCCATCGGCGCCGCGGCTGGATCGACAAGGAAGCCGAGGTCAAGGGAGCCAAAGGGCAACGGCTTGCCGTCGCGCATCAGCAGAGTGATCGCCGTCGGGGCTGCGAAGTCGCCGCTTGCCGCCCCCTGCGCCGTGATGGAGCTGATCGCGGAGATCGTGATGTCGGCGGCACCGCCGGCGGGCGTGGTGAGGCGGATGACGTCACCGGCATGGAGTTGTCGCGCCACCGCCAGCGGCACCAGGACCCGGTCGGCGTTCACCGGCCCGCCGCCATCGAAGGCATGAAGGTTCGGCCGGTCGCGGATCATCTCTGCGAGTTGCTCGAGCGGCCACATGTCGGTGTCGGGCAGTATCAGCCGGTCGAAAGCGGCGCCGGGCCGGTCAGCCTTGGCCCTGGGAATCGCCGCTGGCGTCCTCGGCGCCCATGGAAAGACGGTGGCGTCGCTCCCGTTGCCGGCGAAGGTTTGTACGCTGACGGACGTGCCGTCCGGCAGATCGGCGTCGATCACCACACGGTGCCAGGCGAAGTTTTCGGTGCCGCTGTCGAGCGGTCCGATGGTCACCTCGCCCTCGGCAACAAAGCGTGGCGGTGTTGCGGGCCAGCCGGGCGGCAATCCGGCATCGGCAAACCACGGCAGCGAATAGCGCGGCTCACCGCAGCTCGTCATGTGCCACAGGCCGGGGCGCATGGGATCGAACACCGCGAGCGTGCCATCGGCGAGGACCGCGCAGGCGCGGGGCTCGGGCGTGGGCGGCGGCGTCCATAATGCGCCGGTCCAGGCATCTCGCGTTGCCAGCGTGACGCGGCGCAAGCACGTAAACCGCGACGAGACCACATGGACCGCGCGGGTTGCCGCGTCCGTGACGTAGGCGGTGCCTTCGTCATCGAAGGCTGTGTGAACGGGCCGTGTCAGGCCTTCGTCCACAACGGCGATCACCTCGTCGCCGCGCGGTGCCAGCACCTGCACGCGGCCGTTGCCGGCGTCGGCCACCCAGATGCGGCCGAAGGGATCTATCGACAGCGATATCGGCGCATGGAAGCGGCCGGTGGCAAAGCCGCTGCCGCCGATGCCGACTGGCCGCGAGAAGCCGGAATCGCAGGGCGCCTTCCTCAGCACGAGGTCACGCTCGCAGTCGACACGCCAGACGATGCCATCGGGGCCGGTGACCGGCGCGTTGGCAAACCAGGTGTCGGCCAGATCGGGACGCGGCAGCGGCGCAAGCTGCAAGGCGCCCTGGTTGGCATCGTAGCCGAGGCCCCGCCCCTGCCCGGCGCGCCAGTCTTCGAGGCTGCGAATGAGTAGCCAGGAGGTATCGTTCGGGTCGAGGCCCGAGCGCAGTCTGCTGGCGAGCGCGGACTGGATCATGGCGCCCCCGATATCTGAACGGTGATGCTTGCCGGATCGAAAAACGGCACCTCGTCCGCGAGCAGCAGCAGATAGTCGGTATCCTCGGCGGCGCCGGGTTTCGGACAGTTGGTGAGACGCATGGTCTTGCGGCGCTCGATCCGCCAGTTCATCACGGGAACGGCACCATCCGGCGTGCGACCGTCGGCGAGGCAGGACAGGTTTTCGACACGGTCGACGCCCGGCACACGCATCACCGCTGCAACCAGATCGGCGTGATGGAGCACGCCGCCGAACGGCGTTCCAGTGCCGTCAGTTCCGCCGGTCAGTACGTGGAAGCGGCGCAACAGCGCATCACCCACCGCCTCGCGCAGCAAGGTCTGCGTATAGCCGGGCAAGGCCCGCACCACGACCCGCAGGTCGTGGAGGCGGACATATTGCGGCGTCGTGACGTGGACCTCGGTGGTGATCAGGCGGATCGAATCGAGATGCTGGGCGACAGCGGTGAGTTCGCCGGTCGGCGGCATCGGATACGGACCAGGCTTGTTCGGTACGACGATGACGGTCAAGGCGCCGGGCACCTCGGTCTCGACATCGACGCCGGGTGCGGTAAGGCCAGCGACCAGATGGTTCAGCGGATAAGGGCGTCTCAACGGCACGACCGAGGCGCGCGCAATGCGGACACCGGGGGCAGCAACGGCAGCATCCACGTAATCGGCGGCCGTAACGGCGCGACCGCGGGCGCGGAACGCATGCGGCGCCCTCGCCTTGGCCGCGTCGAGCGTTTCAGCATCATGTCCGCCGCGGGCCGGCGTCACGTTGAACGCGGAGGTGACCGCGGCCGGCAGGCCCGAGGGCTGGCTTACGGCGCCGGTTGCCACTTCGCCTGCGAGCCCGCCGCCGTTGCGGTAGGAGGCGGCGATCAGGAGCTCGGTAGCAATCGGCGGCCGGCCATGGAGTCCGTCGCCGAAGATCACCACGCCGGCCTCGGCGTCGAGCACGAAGACTAGGTCGTTGGGTCCGGCCGTATCGAAATCCTGCACTTCCGTCCACGGATGGATGGCATTGGCGGCATCGCGGCTGACAAGGCTCAGACTGCCGGAAGCGATGTTGCGCTGGGCCAGCGCATAGGTCTGGCCGGGCTTGCCGTTGCCGCGGCCGATGCGCTCGCCCGTCACCGTCTTGAGGTTCGAGGCGATGGTGGTGTTGAAGTTGAGCGAGCGCAGCGCGATCTTCGGCGGAACGGCGAACGTGACACGCAGCCAGCCGCTGACCGGCACGTCGGCGGGGGCGCCGTCAACCGGGGTCTTGAGCTTGCCGACAAGCGGGTGCGCGAGCCCCGGCTCGACATCGATCCAGCTTCCCTGCGGTATCGGATCGATCTTCAACGGCACGTCGAAACGGATGGCGCCGGAGCGGGTCCAGGCCTCCGTGTCGTCGGCGATCACGGCCAGCGATTCCCACTTTCCGGTGGCTATGCCGGCTCCGGGCGGACGGTACCAGGAATAGGTGACAAGCTGCGGCCCCTGAAAAGCGTTGACGACCGACAACGGCGCAGCGCCGGCTTCGACGGCAGCGCCGGCCTCGGGCACCTCATCCTCGTCGATCTGCAGGTGCAGCGTGGCGCGGGCGCCCTTGAAGCCGGCCGAAAGCGAGCGGTTGAAGGCAAGGCCTATATAGAGAGAGCGATGGCTGGCCTCCGAGGCCTTGCAGAAGATCTGCACCGGCTGGGTCGGGATGTCCTTGAGCTTCGGGCTCTTGCCGTCCCAGGCGAGCGAGAAGTGCTCGTTGACATAGGTAGCAGGATCGGTCCCGGCGGCGGCCGGGCCGTGATCGCCGGCGTTGATGTCGAGAAGACCGTCGCGCACCGTCACCAGAGCGGCGATCTGGGCAGGCAGAACGTCGAGCGGCGCGTCGGTCTCGAACACCGGCGAT
This portion of the Bradyrhizobium sp. AZCC 2262 genome encodes:
- a CDS encoding putative baseplate assembly protein; the protein is MPVTAPRLDDLDFAAVETMLRERIPLVAPDWTDHNDSDPGITLIQLFAYLAEQVGYRLNRVPEKTYVEFLRLVGVMLDPAKPASTRMAFALAKPEIAEGVLIAAGTRITAKAPQSPVFETDAPLDVLPAQIAALVTVRDGLLDINAGDHGPAAAGTDPATYVNEHFSLAWDGKSPKLKDIPTQPVQIFCKASEASHRSLYIGLAFNRSLSAGFKGARATLHLQIDEDEVPEAGAAVEAGAAPLSVVNAFQGPQLVTYSWYRPPGAGIATGKWESLAVIADDTEAWTRSGAIRFDVPLKIDPIPQGSWIDVEPGLAHPLVGKLKTPVDGAPADVPVSGWLRVTFAVPPKIALRSLNFNTTIASNLKTVTGERIGRGNGKPGQTYALAQRNIASGSLSLVSRDAANAIHPWTEVQDFDTAGPNDLVFVLDAEAGVVIFGDGLHGRPPIATELLIAASYRNGGGLAGEVATGAVSQPSGLPAAVTSAFNVTPARGGHDAETLDAAKARAPHAFRARGRAVTAADYVDAAVAAPGVRIARASVVPLRRPYPLNHLVAGLTAPGVDVETEVPGALTVIVVPNKPGPYPMPPTGELTAVAQHLDSIRLITTEVHVTTPQYVRLHDLRVVVRALPGYTQTLLREAVGDALLRRFHVLTGGTDGTGTPFGGVLHHADLVAAVMRVPGVDRVENLSCLADGRTPDGAVPVMNWRIERRKTMRLTNCPKPGAAEDTDYLLLLADEVPFFDPASITVQISGAP
- a CDS encoding phage tail protein, whose amino-acid sequence is MIQSALASRLRSGLDPNDTSWLLIRSLEDWRAGQGRGLGYDANQGALQLAPLPRPDLADTWFANAPVTGPDGIVWRVDCERDLVLRKAPCDSGFSRPVGIGGSGFATGRFHAPISLSIDPFGRIWVADAGNGRVQVLAPRGDEVIAVVDEGLTRPVHTAFDDEGTAYVTDAATRAVHVVSSRFTCLRRVTLATRDAWTGALWTPPPTPEPRACAVLADGTLAVFDPMRPGLWHMTSCGEPRYSLPWFADAGLPPGWPATPPRFVAEGEVTIGPLDSGTENFAWHRVVIDADLPDGTSVSVQTFAGNGSDATVFPWAPRTPAAIPRAKADRPGAAFDRLILPDTDMWPLEQLAEMIRDRPNLHAFDGGGPVNADRVLVPLAVARQLHAGDVIRLTTPAGGAADITISAISSITAQGAASGDFAAPTAITLLMRDGKPLPFGSLDLGFLVDPAAAPMAVALRDGTPETVELPAPLALFLRDGDVIAVNDEARLEIFSIDDGMVEIRFDAAVAGDFATASVTLLDTAGRLVVREALPDTGQVAPGTLVTVIDDARSEPHAISWIDGETRTMWLTAGRLAGVITARSWTDVVFDKARATDRGRYIWLKLRVHGAGLPPPDGVGPAIIASATPRLRSVRITGPRPSLLSLLPALYSRRDPDSEQPGSNFLERFLTLFEGQFTRVEEAYESVSRLINPRAADQEWLAFVAAWLDIAFDPSWPTVRRRQLVIEAAALQAGRGTPRAMARWLEIFTARPVAITEGFMMRPPAPIALGESGALGIASLAGSSPELPDRFAHRFTVAIDLSDVPDRAAARAAARKVIEAMKPAHTSYRLDVGSGEAPRIGIDTAIGGIFIPAEACVPVCVCERDDTERSTAMPAHLIQGLRQGRGPIILAARSGG